From the genome of Nicotiana sylvestris chromosome 2, ASM39365v2, whole genome shotgun sequence, one region includes:
- the LOC104243205 gene encoding pistil-specific extensin-like protein, with protein MGFTSVKTLVLIQLSAVIVSSLSELSFGERIESSLIDKGQHHPIFSTVHLFVGKSPKKRSSSPTPVNKPSPSPPAKSSPPPQVKSSPPPPARSPPPPPAKSPPPPPPPAQSPKQSPPPPPAKQPPSAKPPVKPPSPSPAAQPPAMQRATPPSQPPPIQRAPPPSQPPKLPPPPAYTQPPFKTPPPPPIRSSPPPQDAYDEPLIVESPPAPPSDHEPPIVVPPPSDYEPPIVEPTPPTDQPPIITPSPPTLIPPFIPPITPPVKLPPPSIHPAGKPLIIVGHVHCKSCNSRGLPTLYKASPLQGAVVKLVCHNNARKANVQTAMTDKNGEFVIMPMSLTRADVHKCKVYLVKSPKPICNVPTNFNGGKSGALLKPILPPKPPVNPGPGPVQPPMFDFHGVGPFIFEASSKRPCKK; from the exons ATGGGTTTTACATCAGTAAAGACCCTAGTGCTCATACAACTTTCAGCTGTAATAGTCAGCTCATTATCAGAGCTTAGCTTTGGTGAAAGAATCGAAAGCTCGTTAATAGACAAAGGTCAACACCATCCAATCTTCTCAACAGTTCACTTATTCGTTGGAAAGTCTCCTAAGAAAAGATCCTCTAGCCCTACACCTGTTAACAAGCCATCACCATCACCACCAGCTAAGTCATCACCACCACCACAGGTTAAGTCATCCCCTCCGCCGCCTGCTAGGTCACCACCGCCACCACCAGCTAAGTCACCACCTCCGCCACCGCCACCAGCTCAATCACCAAAACAATCACCTCCACCACCACCAGCAAAGCAACCACCATCTGCTAAGCCACCTGTTAAACCACCATCTCCTTCACCGGCTGCTCAGCCACCAGCAATGCAACGAGCAACACCACCTTCTCAGCCACCGCCAATTCAACGGGCACCACCTCCTTCTCAGCCACCAAAACTACCACCACCACCAGCATATACTCAGCCACCTTTTAAAACGCCACCTCCACCACCTATTAGATCATCACCTCCGCCACAAGATGCTTATGATGAACCGCTAATTGTTGAGTCACCACCTGCTCCACCCTCTGATCATGAGCCTCCAATCGTTGTGCCACCACCTTCTGATTATGAGCCGCCAATTGTTGAGCCAACACCACCAACTGATCAGCCACCTATTATAACACCATCTCCACCCACTCTGATTCCACCATTTATTCCACCAATCACACCACCAGTTAAGCTTCCACCACCCTCAATTCATCCCGCTGGGAAGCCTCTAATCATCGTCGGCCATGTTCATTGCAAATCTTGCAACAGCAGAGGGCTTCCCACTCTCTATAAAGCTTCTCCACTCCAGG GAGCTGTAGTGAAGCTAGTTTGTCACAATAATGCAAGGAAGGCAAATGTTCAAACAGCGATGACAGACAAGAATGGTGAATTCGTGATCATGCCCATGTCTTTAACCAGAGCAGATGTTCACAAATGCAAGGTATACTTAGTGAAATCACCGAAACCTATTTGCAATGTACCGACAAACTTCAATGGTGGAAAATCTGGTGCTTTATTGAAACCTATCCTACCACCCAAACCACCGGTTAACCCTGGTCCTGGCCCTGTCCAGCCACCCATGTTTGATTTTCATGGTGTTGGACCTTTTATATTTGAAGCCTCCAGCAAACGGCCATGCAAAAAATAA
- the LOC104243206 gene encoding pistil-specific extensin-like protein, giving the protein MAVIISSKVLLIQLLVLVLGSFSKLSHGELWLELPLPFDWPPAEIPLPDIPSPFDGPTFVLPPPSPPPPSPSPPPPSPSPPPPSTIPLIPPFTGGFLPPLPGSKLPDFAGLLPLIPNLPDVPPIGGGPPVNQPKPSSPSPPVKPPPPPPSPCKPSPPDQSAKQPPQPPPAKQPPPPPPPPPVKAPSPSPAKQPPPPPPPVKAPSPSPATQPPTKQPPPPPRAKKSPLPPPPPPVAYPPVMAPSPSPAAEPPIIAPFPSPTANPPLIPRRPAPPVVKQLPPLGKPPIVSGLVYCKSCNSYGVPTLLNASLLQGAVVKLICYGKKAMVQWGTTDNKGEFRIMPKSLTTADVGKCKVYLVKSPNPNCNVPTNFNGGKSGGLLKPLLPPKQPITPAFVPVQPPMSDLYGVGPFIFEASSKMPCDKN; this is encoded by the exons ATGGCTGTTATTATTTCATCGAAGGTCCTACTTATACAACTTTTGGTTCTAGTACTTGGCTCATTCTCAAAGCTCAGCCATGGGGAGCTGTGGTTGGAACTCCCATTGCCTTTCGACTGGCCACCAGCGGAGATCCCATTGCCGGATATCCCATCGCCTTTCGATGGGCCTACATTCGTGCTACCGCCACCATCACCACCTCCGCCATCTCCATCACCACCTCCGCCATCACCATCACCACCTCCTCCGTCGACAATACCACTTATTCCTCCTTTTACCGGCGGCTTTTTGCCTCCTTTGCCCGGCTCTAAGCTTCCTGATTTTGCCGGCCTTTTGCCTCTGATTCCCAACTTACCTGATGTGCCTCCCATAGGTGGTGGTCCACCTGTTAACCAGCCAAAGCCGTCGTCACCATCACCCCCAGTTAAGCCGCCACCACCACCACCTTCACCATGTAAgccatcaccacctgatcagtctGCAAAGCAACCACCACAACCTCCGCCAGCAAAACAACCACCACCTCCACCTCCTCCACCACCAGTTAAGGCACCATCTCCATCTCCAGCAAAGCAACCACCACCTCCTCCACCGCCAGTTAAGGCACCATCTCCATCTCCAGCCACTCAGCCACCTACAAAGCAACCGCCACCGCCGCCACGTGCTAAGAAATCGCCTCTTCCACCTCCTCCGCCACCAGTTGCTTATCCGCCAGTTATGGCACCATCTCCATCACCGGCTGCTGAGCCACCTATTATAGCACCATTTCCATCACCAACAGCGAATCCACCCCTCATTCCCCGTCGACCAGCACCACCAGTAGTTAAGCAGCTTCCACCTTTGGGGAAGCCCCCAATCGTCAGTGGCCTTGTTTATTGTAAATCCTGCAACAGCTATGGGGTTCCCACTCTGCTCAACGCCTCCCTACTCCAAG GAGCTGTTGTGAAACTAATTTGCTACGGAAAGAAAGCAATGGTTCAATGGGGCACGACAGACAACAAAGGTGAGTTTCGGATCATGCCCAAATCTTTAACCACAGCAGATGTTGGCAAGTGCAAGGTATATTTAGTGAAATCACCAAATCCAAATTGCAATGTCCCAACAAATTTCAATGGTGGAAAATCTGGTGGTTTATTGAAGCCTCTCCTACCACCTAAACAACCGATTACCCCTGCCTTTGTCCCTGTCCAACCACCCATGTCTGATTTATATGGTGTTGGACCTTTTATATTTGAAGCCTCCAGCAAAATGCCATGCGATAAGAATTGA